A region from the Vanacampus margaritifer isolate UIUO_Vmar chromosome 5, RoL_Vmar_1.0, whole genome shotgun sequence genome encodes:
- the cep295 gene encoding centrosomal protein 295 isoform X6, which yields MARRMGKLRLSPNEEAQLIQEERERRRILRIQQVREQQKYFALQTRQNVEQRRQRELELLGQELREEWEQQQRQKLRTLQMLYEQSLQMVGQGQRMAKENEPDLAAITHREALNHAKAEERFRDALKELKSQRLKDTEMQSRTINARKKALEVEKERSTKVANLPAPPPNPILQAIESGKSNVGNKSDVSAFASTRYHMSAFTVDREEDTEQADAHEGAELAMKTLLDFQRDGERKRAEQMETARLRGKTALRKEHQALDRDRLLVELEHMQQADMLRRRQQASQMPPQMFQPAHRRQEMKEDFQRDMEFAFEDMYTRERKIKGDLVERLVPEPLPVMSTNRQDPDLDVTLDEAITSEHETSKIDTGSQESACVDTVRAAPRQALTNLLDRIRNQRNESTSHNGGITDAHSLVTVASRVSERDAEVIPERDAVVRPEGVAERDALADKEAISERETTIDTGSLSSQPTRPPSSSQAVKQTAQPVPAETPHRDALSSKILEFEAERKKREMELEKEKQQQMALLQELEDQKAQLEQMLLEAQQEEKHPKADVIQEIPLNEAEVPPVRGQEVYQRPELLIPEHTRKIRECQERLLEQNRSHQHSMDLARQRLEEYQRSLQSRHNVATPPPPLHLPSAKPQIAAEVTSRGFAGPSSPPSLPSSSVGLVSSLHPLEPFESFNIPRHHTQDVSDPALLTRKVVLKVAERARSQSATATSHPANAAIRKVLPPKMVTRELLPPDVVTRVPSPPQVVTRVPSPPQVVTRESLPFKMVTTQPIPPRVSATESRPPQGVTRESRPPQVITRESRPPQGITRESCPPQVVTRESRPPQGVTRESRPPQGVTRESCPPQVVTRESRPPQGVTRESRPPQGVTRESRPPQVVTRESRPPQGVTRESLPFKMVTRESLSLKPVTREPIPQVVVTEPSPSQVVTRKSLPPKPVTAESLPLNMVTIESHHPKPVTREVLPPQALIRESFTLKPLAAEVVSSKGVTASFPFRPIQTVTEKRPPRFGSPAEDVSDQRRPHGSHERQQDGERKSLDELRQRQRESLDILRQQKETLRALMHVDAQPHSEVSAPEDTGRTRLELLSSLLKIIEKSNGGSLSHSGHLTKDTPSLQLPSTSETASRAAKPPVTRVRLDMMRDRHELSAIQEVETPVDTSQVTGPEDVFSVPQHAMDWSLQEPYESPGTSQQSLQISSMSSSRRSTPSLCREKPAMGTGTSPGTSEHGSYHRLSSDSERGTEYFVPPLTISRTLPDHTRPPRESAHGPPDLDSLSTTTLSTGSYITTDPEANAGKSPTLGATETFRLGSSSTSAAGRPQPAVLGGSNVQRIIDQYAEELDVSLSAAGKSTDNEGSVSEELHSSLSQQSLHVVSESRGEDDEASCATLPSQAARTSDMNLDQTVHPILEPLPVCDDQDSFRPLTGQVGDQSSCLLPDQRETTMEWLVGQPSAYSSMIGPPAGPPPSAGWDLTLSRIMEQASQESSQRWRSGERDLCAGQLTSRTEQLWLDERPEESPMRPLVGVLDMSSGQDTGSSGERTGVGLSALTEATIPPFPSLPPEASYQTASVPGRNLLTPDAHSFHPLPVEVTNNETADPSAAFADSSTGQLSSGEFSVSPHSDLPSQGDASESELSTEGLRTEGGSRQRSTWHCGDSPQVLRFSQSDASNTSSAFIMLSEEDEEEEHQRVEVPIAEVKPEHSLNLRMRLTAKLLEAGSTEGILEQSEITLLSLTDTTLQDSVAPEEDVRWEEEEQKDLEECQTTIMEEPSEDQSPTHAGVLLEFNWGSRRQQGVFEEKRQALQERSARRAEQVKAKGVLARTGGAAAEEGGKLPSAHRTEQVKGKGAPGKTGATVAEVGVHFGERPPQTRQGAKVHKSIPAKSTMVKQIKSPTPPAVSTSTKLNKQSQVKKSKQKVAEMHRRTQRLYEQLEEVKQRKAVQNQQEVYASNRQKAKAFHIVNHHSRFFQPLHSVHSSDAKLLFFFPAQKTLQKLRGKQTRE from the exons ATGGCGAGACGGATGGGAAAATTACGACTGAGCCCCAACGAAGAGGCCCAGTTGATACAAGAAGAAAGGGAAAGGAGGAGAATACTGCGAATACAACAG GTTCGTGAGCAGCAGAAGTACTTTGCGCTGCAGACGCGGCAGAATGTTGAGCAGAGGCGCCAGCGTGAGTTGGAGCTGCTGGGACAGGAGCTGCGGGAGGAATGGGAGCAGCAGCAGAGGCAGAAACTGCGCACGCTGCAGATGCTGTACGAACAGAGTCTCCAAATGGTCGGCCAAGGACAGAGGATGGCCAAGGAAAAT GAGCCTGATTTGGCGGCCATAACTCATAGGGAGGCGCTGAATCATGCCAAAGCGGAGGAACGCTTTCGAGATGCCCTCAAGGAGCTCAAGTCGCAGAGGCTTAAAGATACCGAGATGCAAAGCCG AACAATCAATGCTAGAAAGAAGGCGCTGGAGGTAGAAAAGGAGCGATCGACCAAAGTGGCCAACCTCCCGGCGCCTCCCCCAAATCCAATTCTG CAAGCTATTGAGTCCGGGAAATCTAACGTAGGAAATAAATCCGACGTCAGTGCCTTTGCGTCCACACGCTACCACATGTCCGCATTCACGGTGGACCGGGAGGAGGACACGGAGCAG GCAGATGCCCACGAGGGAGCTGAGCTGGCGATGAAGACGCTTCTGGACTTCCAGAGGGACGGTGAGAGGAAAAGAGCCGAGCAGATGGAGACAGCTCGTCTTCGAGGGAAAACGGCTCTGAGGAAAGAGCACCAAGCGCTG GACCGTGATCGACTTCTTGTTGAATTGGAGCACATGCAGCAGGCGGACATGCTGAGGAGGCGGCAGCAGGCATCCCAGATGCCGCCACAGATGTTTCAGCCGGCTCACAGGAGACAGGAGATGAAGGAGGACTTCCAAAGGGACATGGAGTTTGCCTTTGAGGACATGTACACCAGGGAAAGAA AAATCAAAGGTGACCTGGTGGAACGGCTGGTCCCCGAACCTCTTCCTGTTATGTCCACTAACAGGCAAGACCCTGACCTGGATGTCACACTGGACGAGGCCATCACATCCGAACATGAAACGTCGAAAATCGACACTGGATCGCAGGAATCAGCTTGTg TGGACACTGTCAGAGCAGCTCCCAGACAGGCCCTGACAAATCTCCTCGACCGCATCAGGAACCAAAGGAATGAGTCGACAAGCCACAACGGCGGTATCACTGATGCCCATTCTCTCGTCACCGTTGCCAGTCGGGTCTCAGAGCGGGACGCAGAAGTGATCCCAGAGCGGGATGCCGTCGTCAGGCCTGAGGGAGTTGCGGAGAGGGACGCGCTCGCCGATAAAGAGGCGATCTCGGAGCGAGAGACGACCATCGACACGGGTTCCCTCAGCAGCCAGCCCACCCGACCTCCATCGTCATCTCAAG CAGTGAAGCAAACTGCTCAGCCAGTCCCAGCAGAAACTCCACACCGAGATGCCCTTTCCTCCAAAATCCTGGAATTTGAAGCAGAGCGAAAGAAAAGG gAGATGGAGCTGGAGAAGGAGAAACAGCAGCAGATGGCCTTGCTACAGGAGCTGGAAGACCAGAAGGCCCAATTGGAGCAGATGCTGCTTGAGGCTCAGCAGGAAGAAAAACACCCGAAAGCTGACGTGATCCAAGAAATCCCTCTTAACGAAGCAGAGGTGCCGCCGGTTCGTGGCCAGGAAGTTTACCAACGTCCAGAG CTGCTAATTCCTGAGCACACCCGAAAAATCCGAGAATGTCAAGAGCGCCTTCTGGAGCAAAACAG AAGTCATCAGCATTCTATGGACCTGGCTCGACAACGCCTGGAAGAATACCAGCGATCTCTTCAGAGTCGTCACAACGTGGCCACTCCGCCGCCTCCTCTGCATTTACCCTCCGCAAAGCCACAAATCGCTGCCGAGGTCACCTCACGAGGATTCGCCGGTCCATCCTCGCCACCCAGTCTTCCCTCATCCAGTGTCGGCCTTGTTTCCAGCCTGCATCCTTTAGAACCCTTTGAAAGTTTCAACATTCCTAGACACCACACACAGGACGTCTCCGATCCTGCACTTTTGACGCGAAAAGTTGTTTTGAAAGTCGCAGAGCGAGCTCGAAGCCAGTCGGCCACCGCGACGTCACATCCTGCTAACGCGGCCATCAGGAAGGTACTTCCTCCTAAAATGGTCACCAGAGAGTTACTTCCTCCTGACGTGGTCACCAGAGTGCCAAGTCCTCCTCAAGTGGTCACCAGAGTGCCAAGTCCTCCTCAAGTGGTCACCAGAGAGTCACTCCCATTTAAAATGGTCACTACACAGCCAATTCCTCCTCGAGTGAGCGCCACAGAGTCACGTCCTCCTCAAGGGGTCACCAGAGAGTCACGTCCTCCTCAAGTGATCACCAGAGAGTCACGTCCTCCTCAAGGGATCACCAGAGAGTCATGTCCTCCTCAAGTGGTCACCAGAGAGTCACGTCCTCCTCAAGGGGTCACCAGAGAGTCACGTCCTCCTCAAGGGGTCACCAGAGAGTCATGTCCTCCTCAAGTGGTCACCAGAGAGTCACGTCCTCCTCAAGGGGTCACCAGAGAGTCACGTCCTCCTCAAGGGGTCACCAGAGAGTCACGTCCTCCTCAAGTGGTCACCAGAGAGTCACGTCCTCCTCAAGGGGTCACCAGAGAGTCACTCCCATTTAAAATGGTCACCAGAGAGTCACTCAGTCTTAAACCAGTCACCAGAGAGCCGATTCCTCAAGTGGTCGTCACCGAACCATCTCCTTCTCAAGTTGTCACCAGAAAGTCTCTTCCTCCTAAACCAGTCACCGCAGAATCGCTCCCTCTTAACATGGTCACCATAGAGTCACATCATCCTAAACCAGTCACCAGAGAAGTCCTTCCTCCTCAAGCGCTCATCAGAGAGTCCTTCACTCTTAAACCACTCGCCGCAGAGGTCGTCTCCTCCAAAGGGGTCACCGCCAGCTTTCCATTCCGGCCCATCCAAACGGTCACGGAGAAACGCCCCCCGCGGTTTGGATCACCCGCAGAAGACGTTTCAGACCAGCGGAGGCCTCACGGCTCCCACGAGCGGCAGCAGGACGGCGAGAGGAAAAGCCTCGACGAGCTGCGGCAAAGACAGCGAGAAAGCTTGGACATCCTGAGACAGCAAAAGGAAACATTGCGGGCTCTGATGCATGTCGATGCGCAG CCACACAGTGAAGTCTCGGCCCCAGAGGACACCGGTCGAACCCGCTTGGAACTACTTTCCTCCCTGCTCAAAATCATAGAAAAATCGAATGGGGGGAGTTTGTCCCACTCGGGGCATCTGACAAAAGACACCCCAAGTCTTCAACTCCCTTCCACCAGTGAGACAG CCTCTCGAGCAGCAAAACCCCCCGTGACCCGCGTCCGGCTCGACATGATGAGGGACCGGCACGAGCTCAGCGCAATTCAGGAAGTCGAGACGCCAGTGGACACCAGCCAGGTGACGG GTCCAGAGGATGTTTTCTCTGTGCCACAACATGCAATGGATTGGTCTCTCCAGGAGCCGTATGAATCCCCTGGAACCAGCCAACAAAGTCTCCAGATTTCCTCTATGTCAAGTTCAAGGAGGTCCACTCCATCACTCTGTCGAGAAAAGCCGGCGATGGGGACCGGAACATCCCCAGGCACTTCTGAGCATG GTTCATACCACCGCCTCTCATCCGACTCTGAGAGGGGAACCGAGTACTTTGTCCCGCCACTCACGATCAGCAGAACCCTCCCAGATCATACCAGGCCGCCAAGAGAG TCTGCACATGGACCTCCTGATCTGGACAGCCTGTCAACCACCACCCTATCCACTGGTAGCTACATCACTACTGACCCAGAGGCCAACGCAG GTAAATCTCCAACCCTTGGCGCCACGGAGACTTTTCGACTTGGCAGCTCTTCCACTTCTGCTGCAGGCCGGCCCCAACCGGCTGTGCTCGGCGGCAGCAACGTCCAGCGCATCATCGACCAATATGCCGAAGAGCTCGACGTCTCTTTAAGCGCGGCGGGTAAAAGCACAG ATAACGAAGGCTCGGTTTCAGAAGAGCTTCACTCCTCACTTTCCCAGCAGTCTTTACACGTAGTCTCTGAGAGTCGAGGGGAGGACGACGAAGCGTCTTGCGCGACTCTTCCCTCTCAAGCCGCCCGCACAAGTGACATG AATCTTGACCAGACGGTCCACCCAATTCTAGAGCCGCTCCCAGTCTGCGATGATCAGGACTCGTTCAGACCTCTAACCGGTCAAGTGGGCGACCAGTCCTCCTGCCTCCTCCCCGACCAAAGAGAAACCACCATGGAGTGGCTGGTGGGTCAGCCATCGGCGTACTCGTCCATGATCGGCCCGCCAGCCGGCCCGCCGCCTTCTGCCGGGTGGGACTTGACTCTGAGTCGCATCATGGAACAAGCCTCCCAAGAATCAAGCCAGCGTTGGCGGAGTGGCGAGCGGGATCTTTGTGCCGGTCAGTTGACGTCTCGGACAGAACAGTTGTGGTTGGACGAGCGTCCGGAGGAGAGCCCGATGAGACCGCTTGTCGGGGTGTTGGACATGTCTTCTGGCCAGGACACTGGAAGCTCAG gtgaaaGAACTGGCGTCGGTCTCAGTGCCTTGACGGAGGCCACCATACCTCCGTTTCCATCATTACCTCCCGAAGCCTCCTATCAAACTGCTTCCGTCCCTGGTCGGAATCTTCTCACGCCCGACGCACACTCCTTTCACCCCCTCCCGGTCGAGGTCACCAACAACGAGACGGCGGACCCGTCCGCCGCATTTGCTGACTCCTCCACTGGTCAACTCTCCAGCGGCGAGTTCAGCGTGTCGCCGCATTCTGACTTGCCGTCACAAGGTGACGCCTCTGAAAGCGAGCTGTCCACCGAGGGCTTGAGGACGGAGGGGGGCTCCCGCCAGAGGTCCACTTGGCATTGCGGCGACTCTCCGCAG GTTTTACGGTTCTCGCAATCTGACGCGAGCAACACTTCGTCTGCATTCATCATGCTGTCAGAGGAAGACGAGGAAGAAGAGCATCAGCGAGTGGAAGTTCCAATTGCAGAAGTGAAGCCGGAGCACAGTTTGAACCTGAGGATGCGACTCACTGCTAAGCTGCTG GAAGCAGGCAGTACGGAGGGCATCCTGGAGCAGTCCGAAATAACACTGTTGAGCTTGACGGACACCACGCTGCAGGACAGCGTGGCGCCTGAGGAAGATGTAAGGTGGGAGGAGGAAGAACAGAAAGACCTTGAG GAGTGCCAAACAACCATAATGGAGGAGCCTTCAGAGGACCAGAGCCCAACACATGCTG GCGTGCTCCTCGAGTTCAACTGGGGGTCCCGGCGGCAGCAGGGGGTCTTTGAGGAGAAGCGCCAAGCCCTACAGGAGCGCTCAGCCCGCCGGGCGGAGCAAGTCAAGGCTAAAGGAGTGCTGGCCAGGACTGGAggggcggcggcggaggagggCGGCAAG CTTCCGTCGGCCCACCGGACAGAACAAGTCAAGGGTAAAGGGGCGCCGGGCAAGACCGGAGCGACGGTGGCAGAGGTCGGCGTGCACTTCGGGGAACGACCTCCGCAGACTCGACAGGGAGCCAAAGTTCACAAGTCCATACCGGCAAAGTCCACTATGGTCAAGCAAATCAAGTCCCCGACTCCTCCAG caGTGAGCACGTCAACAAAGCTGAACAAGCAAAGCCAAGTCAAGAAAAGCAAACAGAAAGTTGCCGAGATGCACAGACGAACTCAAAg ACTTTACGAGCAGCTGGAGGAGGTGAAGCAGCGGAAGGCGGTCCAAAACCAACAGGAGGTTTACGCCAGCAACAGACAGAAAGCCAAAGCCTTCCACATCGTAAACCATCACTCACGTTTTTTTCAGCCATTACACTCCGTTCACTCATCTGacgcaaaattattattttttttccccgcacaGAAAACCCTCCAGAAGCTCCGCGGCAAGCAGACTCGTGAATGA